One window of Mucilaginibacter inviolabilis genomic DNA carries:
- a CDS encoding GspE/PulE family protein: MSLNQDLYLPAGNIHLLAQEQAWYYRVLPKNSAPGYIELYCEEGADAEVLVPELEILLGLEVQLEPIPAADIARLLSKYYIKDTASSGASQVPVNQNAEDFLFNLIGEAKNLKSSDIHIERYENKCRVRIRIDGLMVERYLLKNEEYPALINKIKIYANLDIAEKRLPQDGRINFKHQHLQFDIRVSVLPTLHGEKVVLRLLNNDATAIDLNTLGFSPFDLENYLQGVKRPNGILLISGPTGSGKTTTLYATLKLLNQETRNILTIEDPVEYTLEGINQVQLKESIGLTFGAALRTFLRQDPDVIMVGEIRDPETANMAIRAALTGHLVLSTIHTNSAWGTVSRLIDMGMPPFLVANTLNTTVAQRLIRLLCPHCKVKKDFHTSLYPKQFKPYQDVEHHYVAQGCEQCYYTGYKGRKAVYEVIPVDQELAQEIKSGNMNIQNLLKERGVQTLAENAFQLFSEGKTSIEEIYPLLFNY, encoded by the coding sequence ATGAGCCTAAATCAAGATCTTTATTTACCTGCAGGTAATATCCATTTACTGGCTCAGGAACAAGCCTGGTATTATAGAGTTTTACCTAAGAATAGTGCACCGGGGTATATCGAACTATATTGTGAAGAAGGGGCTGATGCAGAGGTATTGGTACCCGAATTGGAAATTTTACTAGGGCTGGAAGTTCAATTAGAACCTATTCCCGCGGCAGATATTGCCAGGCTGCTTTCTAAATATTATATTAAAGATACGGCATCCTCCGGGGCTTCGCAGGTGCCGGTGAACCAGAACGCCGAAGATTTTTTGTTTAATCTGATTGGTGAGGCCAAAAATCTGAAAAGCAGCGATATCCATATTGAACGTTATGAGAATAAATGCAGGGTCAGGATTCGGATTGATGGATTGATGGTTGAACGCTACCTGCTGAAGAATGAGGAGTATCCTGCGCTGATCAATAAGATCAAGATCTACGCAAATCTGGATATCGCCGAAAAACGCCTCCCTCAGGATGGCAGGATCAACTTTAAGCACCAGCATCTCCAGTTTGACATACGGGTTTCCGTATTACCCACCCTGCACGGAGAAAAAGTGGTATTAAGGTTATTGAATAACGATGCCACAGCAATCGATCTGAATACACTTGGTTTTTCTCCTTTTGATCTTGAAAACTATCTGCAAGGGGTGAAGAGACCCAATGGTATCTTGTTGATCAGCGGACCTACGGGTTCGGGGAAGACTACTACACTGTATGCGACATTAAAGTTGCTCAACCAGGAAACCCGGAACATACTTACTATTGAGGATCCGGTAGAATATACATTGGAAGGGATTAACCAGGTGCAGTTGAAAGAGTCTATAGGGTTAACCTTTGGTGCGGCGCTTCGTACCTTTTTAAGGCAAGATCCCGATGTGATTATGGTGGGAGAAATCAGGGATCCGGAAACTGCCAATATGGCCATCCGGGCGGCATTAACAGGGCACCTGGTACTGTCCACCATCCATACCAATTCTGCCTGGGGAACTGTTTCGCGTTTGATTGACATGGGGATGCCGCCGTTTCTGGTAGCGAATACCTTAAATACAACGGTTGCACAAAGGCTGATCCGTTTGTTATGTCCACATTGTAAGGTGAAAAAGGATTTTCATACTTCGCTTTACCCTAAGCAATTTAAGCCTTATCAGGATGTAGAACATCATTATGTTGCACAGGGTTGTGAACAATGCTATTACACAGGATATAAAGGCCGAAAGGCAGTATATGAAGTAATACCAGTTGACCAGGAGTTGGCACAGGAAATTAAAAGCGGAAATATGAACATCCAGAACCTATTGAAAGAAAGAGGGGTACAAACCCTGGCAGAAAATGCTTTTCAGTTGTTCAGTGAAGGTAAAACGTCTATAGAGGAAATTTATCCGTTGTTGTTTAATTATTGA
- a CDS encoding RteC domain-containing protein — MGEKLLTALQKLIFNKQLLLMINLIKQLFTQWEIISSLVGGTIPVTMLNSWDKLLSQIEIHLLISENEQASILKAFSGLSNRIYEQYRRHRRVELHLLLDRLERLLAYGCYPSNYKRMLIKINIAGLQKQIKEIFHNLAVPPSISTVIIDAIKDTNQKGIFSNNAEELLSDLVLWLKKYKQLPTEQPLIDYLISVNFNHPGFSEYLISYYSKPIGNSLTDLANNELYLMERQRHIENLGLRDSCGLCLDNSALATQLKNYLKSELKWLQRRGKRLNYLKELAGETNPPLQKPGKKLKTKWPGDKSDLVELAYALYVYMRTRGSKVMISELANWFEDTFGISLSRYSHRFAEIKMRKSTRPSKFLDTLVEEFLNYVEEGDAYSPT, encoded by the coding sequence ATGGGCGAAAAGCTATTGACCGCTCTTCAGAAGCTGATTTTTAACAAACAACTTTTACTTATGATTAATTTGATAAAACAGTTATTTACACAATGGGAAATAATATCATCATTGGTCGGAGGTACCATTCCAGTAACTATGTTAAATTCTTGGGATAAATTGCTAAGCCAAATTGAAATTCACCTTCTGATTTCTGAAAATGAACAAGCATCTATCTTAAAAGCATTTAGCGGGCTCAGTAATCGTATTTATGAGCAGTATAGGAGACATCGAAGAGTTGAGCTGCATTTGTTACTGGATCGCCTGGAACGCTTACTTGCTTATGGCTGCTACCCAAGTAATTATAAGCGAATGTTGATCAAAATTAATATAGCAGGTTTGCAAAAACAAATCAAGGAAATCTTCCATAATTTGGCCGTACCACCAAGTATATCTACAGTGATTATTGATGCGATCAAAGACACTAACCAAAAAGGTATTTTTTCGAATAACGCCGAGGAATTGCTTTCAGACTTGGTCCTCTGGCTTAAAAAATACAAACAGTTGCCCACGGAACAACCATTAATTGACTATCTCATCTCCGTTAATTTTAATCACCCCGGTTTTTCAGAATACTTAATAAGCTATTACAGCAAGCCTATTGGCAATAGCTTAACAGATTTAGCTAATAATGAATTATATCTAATGGAAAGGCAGCGTCATATTGAAAATCTCGGATTACGGGATAGTTGTGGTTTGTGTCTGGACAATTCTGCGTTAGCGACGCAATTAAAAAATTATTTAAAGTCAGAACTGAAATGGTTGCAACGTCGCGGAAAACGATTAAACTACTTAAAAGAATTAGCGGGTGAAACGAATCCTCCATTACAAAAACCTGGTAAAAAACTAAAAACCAAATGGCCAGGCGACAAATCGGACCTAGTTGAACTGGCTTATGCACTTTATGTTTATATGCGTACCAGAGGCAGTAAAGTAATGATCAGCGAATTGGCAAATTGGTTTGAAGATACGTTCGGTATAAGCTTATCCCGTTATTCGCATCGATTTGCAGAAATCAAAATGCGAAAGTCAACGCGGCCATCAAAGTTCTTGGATACCCTCGTTGAAGAATTTTTAAATTACGTGGAAGAAGGGGATGCCTATTCACCCACTTGA
- a CDS encoding type II secretion system F family protein, translating into MPTIDLSRYEKKKATPPTPQKNDNGGGLLALLNKDISFGSKELSDKKKEFLYLELSSLLQAGINLKSSFELITASQEKEKDKQLFQDIQEKVLQGISFSKALEKTGKFSVYEIFSLEIGEETGKLTEVLQDLAKFYQNKVKQRRKIISSLSYPCIVMCTSMGAVFFMLEFVVPMFSDVFTRFGGQLPWITAKIISISKAMESNFLPAILFLASIAGFFWYVRKTERFRKVFSGLLLKIPVAGNLVQKIYLARFCNSMRLLISAHIPLLRAISLSRQMIGYYPIESSLQKVEDDILQGHALHQSLERFSIYPAKMIMLLKIGEESNKLDYFFARISEQYIDEVEYQTTTLSSMMEPLIVVFLGLIVGTILIAMYLPMFQMSNSFQ; encoded by the coding sequence ATGCCAACAATTGACCTTAGCCGGTACGAAAAGAAGAAAGCAACACCACCCACTCCCCAAAAGAATGATAATGGTGGTGGCTTACTGGCCTTGTTAAATAAGGACATCAGTTTTGGCAGTAAAGAACTAAGCGACAAGAAAAAAGAGTTTCTGTACCTGGAATTGAGTTCTTTGCTCCAGGCAGGTATTAACTTAAAAAGCAGTTTTGAGCTGATCACTGCCAGCCAGGAAAAAGAGAAGGATAAACAACTATTCCAAGACATTCAGGAAAAGGTGTTACAGGGTATCAGTTTTTCAAAAGCGCTGGAAAAAACCGGCAAATTCTCTGTTTACGAAATATTTAGCCTGGAAATTGGAGAAGAGACAGGTAAGCTGACTGAGGTGTTACAAGACCTCGCTAAATTCTATCAAAACAAAGTTAAACAGCGCAGAAAAATCATATCATCACTCAGTTACCCTTGTATTGTAATGTGTACCTCGATGGGTGCTGTATTCTTCATGCTCGAATTTGTTGTACCCATGTTCAGCGATGTATTCACCCGTTTTGGAGGGCAGCTACCCTGGATCACCGCAAAGATCATCAGTATATCAAAAGCAATGGAAAGTAATTTTTTACCTGCTATTCTGTTTTTGGCTTCTATAGCTGGTTTTTTCTGGTATGTACGAAAAACAGAACGTTTCCGTAAAGTCTTCTCCGGGCTATTATTAAAGATTCCCGTTGCTGGGAACCTCGTGCAAAAGATTTACCTGGCACGTTTCTGTAACTCTATGCGTCTGTTGATCAGTGCTCATATACCCTTGCTTCGGGCCATCTCCCTCAGTCGCCAAATGATTGGCTATTACCCGATAGAATCTTCTTTGCAAAAAGTAGAAGACGATATTTTACAGGGTCATGCCCTCCATCAGAGTCTTGAACGATTTAGCATTTATCCTGCAAAAATGATCATGCTGCTAAAAATTGGCGAGGAAAGTAATAAATTGGATTATTTTTTTGCCCGGATATCTGAACAGTATATTGATGAAGTGGAATACCAAACTACCACCCTGAGTAGTATGATGGAACCGCTCATCGTTGTCTTTTTAGGGCTTATTGTGGGCACTATTCTAATTGCCATGTATCTTCCTATGTTCCAGATGAGTAATAGCTTTCAATAA
- a CDS encoding macrolide family glycosyltransferase gives MANVLFLGMPSHGHVNPTLGLVSELVKQGEKVVYFAAEPFREKIEDTGAQFKAYKGDLDIFTPKNGQVVGKPGGLFTVIQQVMTEAPEIISDILMQTKDIKFDYIIHSAAFLFTKPIVQILNIPAISSLAVFAGLRHFSTAKFNQFPGAEAMTAIYLKIAAQLEDTYKIKMPEDMMELLLNKSELNLVYTSKFFVPDPDFFDDSYKFVGPPIFFRKENLDFPFEKLEGRTVLYISLGTVFGNFNPVLYDIFFQAFATWPGLVIMAAHKVDLSAMAIPSNFIIRDYVPQSALLKYISVAITHAGMNSISDLINAEVPFICIPLGADQPLLAKRAQELGATISLDINDINSEKISKAVKSVCTDQSYLTNIQKIAQSFREAGGYPKAVDDIFRFKEAKAI, from the coding sequence ATGGCAAATGTATTATTTTTAGGAATGCCTTCTCACGGGCATGTTAACCCAACCCTGGGTTTGGTGAGCGAATTAGTTAAACAAGGCGAAAAAGTAGTTTATTTTGCAGCAGAACCATTCCGTGAAAAGATTGAAGACACGGGGGCACAATTCAAGGCTTATAAAGGCGATCTGGATATTTTCACACCGAAAAATGGCCAGGTGGTCGGTAAACCGGGCGGCCTGTTTACAGTTATACAACAGGTAATGACCGAGGCTCCTGAAATAATCTCTGATATTTTAATGCAAACTAAAGATATCAAATTTGATTATATTATTCATTCGGCGGCTTTTCTTTTTACCAAACCAATAGTTCAAATCCTGAATATTCCAGCAATATCTTCATTAGCCGTTTTTGCAGGGCTACGTCATTTCTCTACTGCAAAGTTCAATCAGTTCCCGGGCGCGGAAGCTATGACAGCGATATATTTAAAAATCGCAGCCCAACTAGAAGACACCTATAAAATAAAAATGCCAGAAGACATGATGGAGTTACTCTTAAATAAAAGTGAACTTAACCTGGTATATACTTCGAAATTTTTTGTGCCAGACCCGGACTTTTTTGATGATAGCTATAAATTTGTTGGCCCACCAATCTTTTTCCGTAAAGAAAATCTGGATTTTCCGTTCGAAAAACTAGAAGGAAGGACGGTTTTATATATCTCTTTGGGAACGGTTTTCGGAAATTTTAATCCTGTGCTTTATGATATTTTCTTTCAAGCGTTTGCTACATGGCCGGGATTGGTGATTATGGCAGCGCATAAAGTCGACCTCTCAGCAATGGCCATACCTTCCAATTTTATCATCCGGGACTATGTACCCCAATCTGCCCTGTTAAAATATATCAGTGTAGCTATTACTCATGCGGGGATGAACAGTATCAGCGATCTGATTAATGCAGAAGTGCCTTTCATTTGTATTCCATTGGGCGCCGATCAACCCCTGCTGGCTAAACGAGCACAAGAATTAGGGGCAACCATATCACTTGACATTAATGACATAAACTCAGAGAAAATTAGCAAAGCTGTTAAAAGCGTATGTACCGATCAATCTTACTTAACTAATATTCAAAAAATAGCTCAGTCTTTCCGGGAAGCAGGTGGTTACCCAAAAGCCGTGGATGATATTTTTCGTTTCAAAGAGGCAAAAGCCATTTGA
- a CDS encoding toxin-antitoxin system YwqK family antitoxin, producing MKQLFTLLLICSPGILLAQKMPDYGIHQIRLNDTDKMIRAEILPVTSMPNVNPELTYYWYGTGSIHLLQGGFSGQLLNGSYEEYYINKNLKTQGTFEKGLKNGVWKDWDKAGKLIRLFTWENGSWSGPFNIYNANGKVIQSGRYIHNQLDGPISFNAGTDSAKTIRYKKGKIIPPKSGTFLKRINIFKKKTPSQAKPAS from the coding sequence ATGAAACAGTTATTTACTTTATTACTGATCTGTAGCCCAGGTATCTTATTAGCTCAAAAAATGCCGGATTATGGTATTCATCAGATCAGACTCAATGATACTGACAAAATGATACGGGCCGAGATTTTACCTGTGACATCGATGCCCAATGTTAATCCTGAACTGACCTATTACTGGTATGGGACTGGCAGTATTCATCTGCTGCAGGGAGGTTTCAGCGGCCAGCTTTTAAACGGTAGCTATGAAGAATATTATATCAATAAAAACCTGAAAACACAAGGTACCTTTGAAAAGGGTTTAAAAAACGGGGTATGGAAAGACTGGGATAAAGCCGGTAAACTGATTCGGTTATTTACCTGGGAAAATGGTAGCTGGTCGGGGCCGTTTAATATTTATAATGCAAATGGCAAAGTCATTCAATCTGGCAGATATATTCACAACCAGTTAGATGGCCCTATTTCGTTCAACGCAGGAACGGACTCTGCCAAAACCATTCGCTATAAAAAAGGCAAAATAATACCTCCAAAATCAGGTACTTTCCTCAAGCGGATCAATATTTTCAAAAAGAAGACACCTTCACAGGCAAAACCTGCTTCCTGA
- a CDS encoding TetR/AcrR family transcriptional regulator produces MSKKSLITREKILAKALEMFNERGVEYVGLRELAVLLGMRVGNITYYFPTKDDLVNQLSIDLNKLNSEILIVDKEITLISFLEMFKKASLIQLKYRGLVLSMVHLLTQNKVILARHQQTQIDRNIILTKNVDRLIEADYLKIDTEVRKGYLIQTIGLIARFWISEAAISFQQLSQEEQSNNYVLLIVNILSPYLTQKGADELVQCFEKSSFMPSPS; encoded by the coding sequence ATGTCCAAAAAATCTTTAATTACTCGCGAAAAAATCCTGGCCAAAGCCTTGGAAATGTTTAATGAAAGAGGAGTTGAATACGTAGGCTTACGTGAATTAGCGGTCTTGTTAGGCATGCGGGTAGGTAACATTACCTACTATTTTCCAACAAAAGATGACTTGGTTAACCAGCTTTCGATCGATCTCAATAAACTGAATTCTGAAATACTAATAGTCGATAAGGAGATAACCTTGATTTCTTTTTTAGAGATGTTTAAAAAAGCCTCATTAATCCAATTAAAATATAGGGGATTGGTGTTAAGCATGGTTCATTTGCTTACTCAGAATAAAGTGATCCTGGCAAGGCATCAACAAACGCAGATTGACAGAAATATTATTTTAACCAAAAATGTAGACAGACTTATTGAAGCAGATTATCTGAAGATAGACACGGAGGTAAGAAAAGGCTATCTGATACAAACTATCGGTTTAATTGCGAGATTTTGGATTTCTGAAGCAGCTATTTCTTTTCAGCAATTAAGCCAGGAAGAACAAAGCAATAATTATGTATTGCTAATTGTAAATATTTTATCACCATACCTTACCCAAAAAGGGGCAGATGAACTTGTTCAGTGTTTTGAAAAATCATCATTCATGCCTAGCCCCTCATAA
- a CDS encoding type IV pilin protein gives MKFPKLNAQRRLKAYTLTEVLVVLVIIGILLLLALPNLLPLITKAKSTEAKLQLTHVQTLEKNYFYEHSKYSKDLTEIGFIQDKLSTESKDAHANYRIEIVSASNTGFTARATAVVDFNGNGTFNVWEMDQDKNLKEVTPD, from the coding sequence GTGAAATTTCCTAAACTGAACGCACAGAGACGTTTAAAAGCGTATACACTCACCGAAGTACTCGTCGTGTTAGTCATTATCGGCATTCTGTTATTGTTGGCTCTCCCGAATTTATTGCCGCTGATTACTAAAGCAAAAAGTACAGAAGCTAAATTGCAGTTGACACATGTCCAGACCCTGGAGAAGAATTACTTTTATGAGCATTCTAAATATTCTAAAGACCTGACTGAGATTGGTTTTATCCAGGATAAATTGAGTACTGAAAGCAAGGATGCACATGCCAATTACCGCATTGAGATCGTCAGCGCTAGCAACACGGGCTTTACTGCGCGTGCTACCGCAGTGGTAGACTTTAATGGTAACGGTACTTTTAACGTGTGGGAAATGGATCAGGATAAGAACCTGAAAGAGGTAACGCCGGATTAA
- a CDS encoding FecR family protein, whose amino-acid sequence MKDRTYIETLFRKHLDFQCTSAEIKELFKLISKQENEELFNDLIADELTKDMPEPMLPKSEDRAIDKVKSVLLSEIRAQIPDTKPVKSPYKIPNTWLKIAAVWLFIGSATIFMLFRHFTNRNENQIIPQIQQLATQKGQRKLIQLFDGTKIWLSPSGSLRYADQLINNYREVWLDGEAFFEVAKDKTHPFIIHSGRMQTQVVGTSFNIKSFSKQNIYNVTVVTGIVKVSMLSPQKEKLSEVILKPKQQAIYNNTQGTLTDKTVATIEPVIKKRNGILSYDGTPVPDVIADFEHYYNQSIELENKSATCLCYGEFDTTKPIEIVLRQLAEAIGATIKQTDKGYFIKGGCSDR is encoded by the coding sequence GTGAAAGATCGGACTTATATTGAAACCCTTTTCCGCAAACACCTCGATTTTCAGTGTACATCTGCTGAAATCAAAGAACTTTTTAAGTTAATCAGTAAGCAAGAGAACGAAGAACTTTTCAATGATTTAATTGCTGATGAACTGACAAAAGATATGCCTGAACCGATGTTGCCGAAATCGGAGGATAGAGCAATCGACAAGGTAAAATCAGTTTTATTAAGTGAAATTCGGGCACAAATCCCTGATACTAAACCGGTAAAATCCCCCTATAAAATTCCTAATACCTGGCTGAAGATCGCCGCCGTATGGTTGTTCATTGGTTCAGCAACCATATTTATGTTATTCAGGCATTTCACTAACAGAAATGAAAATCAAATTATCCCACAAATCCAACAGTTAGCAACTCAAAAAGGTCAACGAAAATTAATCCAATTATTCGATGGCACCAAGATATGGCTTAGTCCGTCCGGCAGTTTAAGATATGCAGATCAGTTAATAAATAATTATCGAGAAGTTTGGCTGGACGGCGAAGCCTTTTTTGAAGTTGCTAAAGACAAAACCCATCCATTTATCATCCACAGTGGACGGATGCAGACACAAGTTGTCGGTACTTCTTTTAATATCAAATCTTTTAGCAAGCAGAATATTTATAATGTTACCGTAGTCACTGGCATTGTCAAGGTTTCCATGTTGTCGCCGCAAAAGGAAAAGCTGTCAGAGGTTATCTTAAAGCCGAAACAACAGGCCATCTACAATAACACGCAAGGAACATTAACCGATAAAACAGTAGCAACGATTGAGCCTGTAATAAAAAAAAGGAATGGCATCCTAAGTTATGACGGCACGCCAGTGCCGGATGTCATTGCGGACTTTGAGCATTATTATAATCAGTCCATAGAATTAGAAAACAAGTCAGCAACCTGTCTTTGCTATGGCGAATTTGACACAACGAAGCCGATAGAGATTGTATTACGCCAACTGGCCGAAGCTATAGGCGCTACTATTAAACAAACAGATAAAGGATATTTTATAAAGGGGGGATGTAGTGACAGATAG
- a CDS encoding type II secretion system protein GspD — MYKKFTYVLFILLIWIGSSTLQAQQIDRVQEIQQKLENLAGIVPGLNQKVQLLVTGVSIREYLNALARSNNLSISSDPGLNFPIYDTFNGVTAANILVLLSQKYNLDLSVVGSIIYITLYHDPNQFLKPPPKEINAKYNSQGNTLSLELENDSLPAVAKKIIQVSGKNVMVPTSLQGKRVTSFISNAPFETALEKLAYGNDIKMVKTVDGFYLFQPLGENEELYVNGDRNTSVRKTFRPAAPSTTGGATGLFVRVVNGQKLISADAVNAPIQDLLKQASQETGKSYSIYSDIKGQITLHVNDVSYDAFLSLIFKSTDYTFHSENGIYLIGDRKLEGLRTFRPIHLQNRSIDTVVTMIPSEWKRGVEIKEFRDQNTIMLSGSGAQMDEIETFIHNLDVLVPVVLIEVTMIDVRKSHSVSTGISAGVSDSVKTGGTLLGAGGLNYTFGAKSINDFLSRIGGTNLGHVAPNFYLTLSAMEAKNNIDIRQIPKMATLNGHSAKLSIGSKRYYKNTTQNVIPSLSNSQSIFTNVYQEVNADLSINIRPIVSGNDQVTLGITVNNSDFSTIPTDGSPPPQSISKFETSLRVHSEDTIVLGGLERTESDESGSGVPLLSRIPILKWLFSSRTKGGSKVVSILFIKSTIIR, encoded by the coding sequence ATGTATAAAAAATTTACTTACGTTCTATTTATTTTATTGATCTGGATAGGGAGCTCTACGCTTCAGGCACAGCAGATCGACCGGGTACAGGAAATTCAGCAAAAGCTGGAAAACCTGGCGGGAATTGTACCGGGGTTGAACCAGAAAGTACAATTGTTGGTGACCGGGGTTTCCATTCGTGAATATCTCAATGCCCTGGCTCGATCCAACAATTTGAGTATCAGCTCAGATCCTGGTCTGAATTTTCCAATTTATGATACCTTTAATGGAGTTACTGCAGCAAATATTTTGGTGCTGCTTTCACAAAAATACAATCTGGATCTTTCGGTAGTTGGATCCATTATTTATATCACTCTTTATCATGATCCGAATCAGTTTTTAAAACCACCTCCTAAAGAGATCAATGCCAAGTATAATTCACAAGGAAACACACTTTCGCTGGAATTGGAAAATGATAGCCTTCCGGCCGTGGCTAAAAAGATCATACAGGTTTCCGGTAAAAATGTTATGGTACCCACTTCGTTACAGGGTAAGCGGGTAACATCCTTTATCAGTAATGCGCCATTTGAAACTGCATTGGAAAAACTGGCTTACGGCAATGATATCAAAATGGTGAAGACAGTAGATGGATTTTATCTTTTTCAGCCTTTAGGAGAAAATGAAGAATTATATGTAAATGGAGATCGAAATACCAGTGTACGAAAAACATTTCGGCCAGCTGCACCGTCAACAACTGGAGGAGCCACCGGTTTGTTTGTACGCGTGGTGAATGGGCAAAAACTCATCTCTGCGGATGCGGTTAATGCTCCAATCCAGGATTTGTTAAAACAGGCTTCGCAGGAAACGGGTAAAAGTTATTCTATTTACTCAGATATCAAGGGACAGATCACCTTGCATGTTAATGATGTAAGTTATGATGCCTTTTTAAGTTTAATATTTAAAAGCACAGATTATACTTTTCATTCAGAGAATGGTATTTATCTTATTGGAGATCGTAAACTAGAGGGATTGCGTACTTTCCGGCCCATACATTTACAGAACCGCTCGATTGATACAGTGGTGACCATGATTCCCAGCGAATGGAAAAGAGGTGTGGAGATCAAAGAGTTTAGAGATCAGAATACCATTATGCTGTCGGGCTCCGGTGCGCAGATGGATGAAATAGAGACTTTTATCCATAACTTGGATGTATTGGTACCTGTGGTGCTGATCGAAGTAACTATGATCGATGTACGTAAAAGCCACTCAGTATCTACCGGGATATCTGCCGGGGTTTCTGACAGCGTTAAGACCGGAGGAACTTTGCTGGGAGCAGGTGGTTTGAATTATACCTTCGGTGCTAAGTCGATCAATGATTTTTTAAGCAGAATTGGCGGAACTAACCTGGGGCATGTGGCCCCGAATTTCTACCTAACCCTGAGTGCGATGGAGGCTAAAAATAATATAGATATACGCCAGATACCCAAAATGGCCACGCTTAACGGACATTCAGCCAAGCTAAGTATAGGAAGTAAACGTTATTACAAAAATACCACACAGAATGTAATTCCTTCTCTTTCCAATTCGCAATCTATATTTACCAATGTATACCAGGAGGTAAATGCCGACCTATCGATCAATATCAGGCCTATTGTTTCTGGTAATGATCAGGTAACGCTGGGCATCACGGTCAATAATTCTGATTTCTCAACTATCCCAACTGACGGTTCACCACCACCGCAATCTATCAGTAAATTTGAAACCAGTTTGCGTGTGCATAGTGAAGACACAATTGTGCTTGGGGGATTGGAGCGGACAGAAAGTGATGAAAGTGGTTCTGGTGTACCCTTACTTTCGCGGATCCCTATTCTCAAATGGTTGTTTAGTAGCCGGACAAAGGGAGGTTCAAAGGTAGTTTCCATACTATTTATCAAATCCACCATTATTCGTTAA
- a CDS encoding RNA polymerase sigma factor has product MSNDYHKSSNEVNLSFLLHQLQQGSELAFSKIYDHFSKPLYRNILFLVKDEEIAQELLQELFLTIWIKREQIDPDKKISAFLYKTANWLVLKHFRKIAQDKRLINHLIITTVDHVTPTEDIIIDKEIHDLLARAIENLPPQRKKVFKLCKFEGKSYQEAGELLGISTETIRNQIVAANKSVKEFFLLHNDVAILFITCSISLIHIQNYFFNYGNC; this is encoded by the coding sequence ATGAGTAATGATTATCACAAATCAAGTAATGAAGTAAACTTATCTTTCCTACTTCATCAGCTCCAACAGGGCAGCGAACTTGCTTTTTCTAAAATTTACGACCATTTCAGTAAACCGCTATACCGCAACATTTTATTCTTAGTTAAAGACGAAGAAATTGCTCAAGAACTTTTACAAGAGCTTTTCTTAACAATATGGATAAAACGCGAACAAATTGATCCTGACAAGAAAATTTCAGCTTTTTTATATAAGACAGCAAACTGGTTAGTATTAAAACACTTTAGAAAGATTGCCCAGGATAAACGCCTAATCAATCATTTGATAATTACTACTGTAGACCATGTAACCCCTACAGAAGATATTATAATTGACAAGGAAATTCATGACCTGTTAGCTCGTGCGATTGAAAACCTGCCCCCACAACGAAAAAAGGTTTTTAAGCTCTGTAAATTTGAAGGCAAAAGTTATCAGGAAGCCGGCGAACTCTTAGGCATCTCAACAGAAACAATCCGAAATCAAATTGTAGCCGCTAATAAGTCTGTAAAAGAATTTTTTCTCTTACACAATGATGTAGCCATACTGTTTATTACCTGCTCCATATCCTTAATACATATTCAAAATTACTTTTTCAATTATGGTAACTGCTGA